The DNA window AGGTCAAAGGGGAGGGCTACGAAAGGCGcgataaaaactgaaaaaataacaaacgCATGCAACCtggcaaaaacaacagcaaacagcaataaaaatatgaaatatacatGGGCAAGTCTTAGTGTTCTTCGATGAAACACGAACTCTGAATACACTTTCTTGGTTCTACGTTATATTTCCTACTATTTCATACTGATGGctttttcccaaaaaattcCGTGTCCTTAAGTAGGGAATGTGCTTTAATTTGTAGGTATTTTGGAGGCGGAACATTTACGGTTTTACATGGAAATGCAGCGAAATGAGCCCGTGACATGACATGCCGACGCAGGCCTGACATGGAAATGTGAGGAGCCAcagtggaaatggaaaaagtgGGCATGGTAAGTATGTACATTGTAAATTTACAGAGAAAAACAAATCCAAAATAATCAATGGACCTCAAAGGGGTTTATTAATAAACTAATTTCTAAAAGCAATTTTTTGGGTGTCTGAAAGTATGAAACGTATAAATGATGGTAGGCTTTTTGGATCAATGCATGGTAGTTCTgagcttaaaatatattgctgcatacttttaggcacatacaaaaatttcaaatttttgaGGTAGGTCATACCCATATAATTTCTGGCTTTTTAAACGTAAAGTTCGTAATattcacattttaaaaactattttttaggTGTTTTAATGATAATTATCAACAGTAGATTTGCCAATAATTGGATGGTTCAATTTTACTGATCCCCTTTTCTTCTACTATTATTTTTCGAATATATTACGTTTATTTTTTGGAGTGAAGGCGACTGGGGACTTAAAACTCGCATgatagacggacagacagaagACTGATGGTTCTGACGCATGGAGAGCGGGAACGAACGAGTGGCAGCCAGTGCGATAACTTTCTACTTACGAGTACTAACAATTGCTGGTCTTGCGACCCTACCGCCTCACTCCCCGATCACTTTGGTAATTGTATTTCTCTTGTTTGGGCTTGTTTGGGCTGGGGTAATTGTATAAGGTGTTTTCGGCCAGTTCATGAAATTTGTATACCAAGGacatgttaaataaaaaatttcctcAAATAATACTAATGGCTTACCTGGAAAAGTTTAAATGGAAAGTGAAGGATGTGTCAGCTGGTAGTCTGACATCATCCACCTAGAATTAGCTATTTAAATGCTTTTTcgaacataaaatatataaaaactgtTCAACCTTATCACACTAACTGTTGgcttaaattgtaaaatataattgacCATTTAACTTTCTAAAACCTTTAAAACGTACTGCCCATCTGCTCCAATTTCACTTCAAACAGTTGGTTTTTAGCTAATTAACTAGGCACTGTCACCTTCTATTTGATCGGGCAAACATTGGCTTTGTCTTTTCAGCCATCACCAGATTTTGGCAAACACAGCGTCAAAGCCGGAAACGTTTAGGGCCAACGGGCTCTTCTCGAATTTCACTTTCGTCGGAACCAAATATTTGCGGTTGGCAAATAGGTAACAAGGTGTATAGTATAAAATCGAGTGGCTTAATTGTTCCAAGGCAGTAACAATTCAACCAGCCATCCAAGCGTTTCAACCAAGTGGCAATATGAAGTTCTTGGCCCTAGTTATATCGACCTTTCTGATCCTGGGTCTGTCATCCCAGCTGGAGGCTCGCAAGCGATTCTACTGCCTGTGGAGCACAAAGAGGACCTGCTCCCAGAACACTCCCAGATGCATCCGTCTGCAAACTGGAACGAATAACAATGCGGCCACCTACACTTGCAAGTACTATCGCAGCGACTGCCAGTATCTTTTAGATAGTTGCAAGGGCGAGACAAGTAAGTAGTAGCAGTAGTACTTATACGTTCTTTAATCATAAAAGTGGCTAAATTCTGTGAATAAAGTGTTTtttcaaagttattttaatgtaaaaaattaattgattttactGAAACCACATTTTTGCCTGCTGTAGGTTTTGGCCTATTCGGATCATCGGTGAATGTGCAAGACTACTGTGTTACCAATGGTATTGCAATTGGAGGAACTGGAGCCTGTA is part of the Drosophila biarmipes strain raj3 chromosome 2R, RU_DBia_V1.1, whole genome shotgun sequence genome and encodes:
- the LOC108022417 gene encoding uncharacterized protein LOC108022417, which produces MKFLALVISTFLILGLSSQLEARKRFYCLWSTKRTCSQNTPRCIRLQTGTNNNAATYTCKYYRSDCQYLLDSCKGETSFGLFGSSVNVQDYCVTNGIAIGGTGACT